One Hoplias malabaricus isolate fHopMal1 chromosome 12, fHopMal1.hap1, whole genome shotgun sequence genomic window, aaactatgtttatataaaactaATATTTTCTAAAAATACTTGAACCATAATGTCCAACTTCCAAAAGCCTAGGTAAATACAGAGGGTTGCATCAGGGAGGGCATCTGgtgtaaaaactgtgccagatcaAAGGTGTGGATCGCGGTTGATCTGCTGAGGAGACCCCAGACGGGAGCAGCCGAAAGAAGATTTTTAATGTCCAACTTTACCACATCACATGACACGCAGCCATGAAAAACCTCAAGGATTAAAAGATGTCCCCTATTGAATACAATTACTATTATTTCTGTAATAACTCCAAGAACTATACTGTATATTAAAAGGTGATGTTGGAAAACGCCACAACGTtggaaaaaacacttttcattacattctgaagatgtttcctgaacatttgctagctctccaataGGTTTGCgtgctcaaaaccagtctaatgtgtttatgaaaccccAATATCTGTAagagtatttaaaaataaataaataaaagcctcTCCCCGCAATAAAAAAGCcattttggaggtttttagacaagaAAGAGTtctccaaacattcaaaagcatgaGCTGAGATGATGATATTGCTCGATTCCTactccataggtggataatataCCTATGTTTGTGCTGtaaatggaactgactctaaattcagaagAGTGCTAACAGCATGGaagtaaaaatgttaatgtttttaacaacgaaaatgttaaaaataaataaataaatatcttacagtataataattttaatacatacatacaattaAAAGACACAGCacttctgaacataaataaacaacctCTCTCCCACAATCAGACATTCTCTTTAAAGCCATTACTTAAGGGATATACATACAGTGATAGGATTATGCACTACTGCAgttgtatatgttttatttacagagcTGTAGTGTCAACCATATAAAAATACTGCTACTGAAATCATAATCTCACATTTCTATGAATCATTAAGGGATTTAGCATGAAGGCAGAACATTTAGTTTGCTTTCATTTGTAGactttcaaaataaatctttcacTAAAGCAAATGCAGTATGAGCCTCAGCTGAAGTCCATCAAAAAGATCCAAAAAGCAGAGTGGGTCTGATGCCTGCCACAGCAGAGACATTGCCCTGCCTATTGCCAATGATGCCAGGAGATGCACAGAGAAAGCCTCAGTACCCATCACACAGCATAGCTCCTCTTTAATCTGCTTAAAGGTAGAACACTTTGCTGTGATGCAGTGCAGAGCAGTGTGACCACTGGTCACAACcatttaaagtaaaattaatAACATTGCTGGATAAATTAAATATCCCTTTAATGAGGGCTAATGTTGGATCAGGGCAGTCTTGTACCCTTATTAGCCTtgaattacattatattaaaaacTCTGCCCGTTATATTTAAATTGGTTGTACAGTTATCAGAATGCCTTTCGCAGACAGCAGCAACAGTGAATTACTTTTCTCTCCAACTTCCAAACCTAAGCTTTAGAATACATTATACTGCTTGCCATTTATGACGATACATCAGAGTGGTCTGGCTGAGACCCTTTCAGAGGTCCCACTGTACTACCCCAAGTCAGCATTTTGCTCACTGTGACAAAAATAAGGTCAGAAAATGAATTTAAGTTCCACCAGTCACTTCCAGGctaattcatccatccattatctgtaaccgcttatccagttcagggtcgcggtgggtccagagcctacctggaatcattgggcgcaaggcgggaatacaacctgtTTGGGGGGGggcagttcttcacagggcaacacacccattcactcacacactcacacctatggacacttctgagtcgccaatccacctaccaacgtgtgtttttggaccggagAAAACCGGAggacccggatgaaacccacacggacacagggagaacaccaactcttcacagacagtcacccggagcaggagtcaaacccacaatctccaggtccctggagctgtgtgactgcaacactacctgctgcgccagcaTGCCGCCCTTCCAGGCTAATTATTGTTTGAAATGTTTGTCAGAAAACAAAGCCTCAGCTGACCAGAAGCCCTTTAACCAGATCTAAAAGGACTAAGGCTTACTAGGACAGCTTTGAAAAGGGGGGGGGGACACTTCAGTAGcatgtttttgtactgtttGCAACTCACAATAATTCTTTTTTATAAATGCTAAGGGGTGTAATCTGACTGTTTAACTCTCATGGCCCAAATCTTTAAAAGGCTGAATGACGTGGTTATgagaataaaaatgtatttaggaACAAAATTATACAGAGTTAACAGATAACAAAATTAAGGGGCACAAACATCAGGTACTCACTCTGTAGTCTAGTCTgactttcaaaaaaaaaagtgccctGAAATTGTTCCTAAAATTAATTTTGGCATAATTCCCAGACAATACCTCAATTAATAATGGCAGACATTAGAGTGGTGTGCTCTGGCCAGCATGACACTGCAGTAACGGGTCACTCAGCTAAAAGGCAAACACAGAATAGACTCTAGCTTTTAACCACAAAACTACTACAGTCCAAACCATTACTTTGTGATCAGCTAACTAGCAAATGTACAAACATCATCTTGAATTGAAGACTTCTCTATGCATGTTGGGCCTTTGCAGGTCacttaaaaatgaaagacagggaaaaaaacaaaaacaaccccccccctcaaccacacacacacacacattgtgccTGAAGCCATTGTAAATGGTTACTGACATGATGATGGCTCTTGTTTTGAGCCTGATCATGGAATCTGTCAACATGAATAAGTGTAAATTAACAGTGACCTCAAAAAGCCAGTACTATCTGAGGTGAATGCACTGACAAGATCAATTCCAGGACGGTCTTTATTGCCAAATTCTGGAAAATGGACATGATGCCCAATAAACAAACTCTTGCCGAATCATTACACATCTCAAACAAAATGTTTATTTGCAGGTTATAGTTTGGAGTGTATTAGTTATGTGTTCTTACCTTGAAGTTGCTGGAGTTGACCCAGGAGGTAGCAAGGCCATCCACCATTTTATCTAGTGCAGTCTGGTCCTGCTCCAGGTCATGGGACTTCTCCCTGTCACTGATGTAGTCAATAAGCTCCTGACCCACCTGTAGCCTGCGGCCAACATCCTTTTGCAGCACTTGAGCCAAACAGTACTCCATAGCGGGTTCCATTGCCTATGCCTTTCTACCACCACCTCAGAGGTAGTTGTACGAAAAACTAAGCAAAACCTTTATTGTGCTTGTCCGATGCCAGCACCCCACTTtcaaatttttaaaaagaaaataagaaaaaataaaaaaagtgtttatgtCCTAGTTGAGGCCAGTTCCTGTGTGTGCGGGCTAGCTGGAGGCTGAGACATGGAGATGTAGGCTTTGGAATGGCAGCAATGCACCATATGTGCACAGACAACAGCTGATGTGGATTGTCAACTCTCCTTTCCTTCTTTCTGAGAGACTTAGCCAAAGAGTTACCAACAGCAAAACCGCCAAGCCTGGGAGCAGCATTGAGAGTGGTAACTAGACCTCGAAAGGGAGGGTCCACTGGAACATTGCTTCATAATTCAGGAGTCCTCTTCTGTTGTGTTGCCTGGGGTCAAGAGAATGAAAAGAAAGGTTAACCTCAGCCATGTAAGGGGAGTTTAAAAGGCATACTGTGTGGTGGGAACTTTACATAATCAATGAATGGCACTCCAAATATAAACCTATCTATTACGGTTTACTTTATCATATGACTGTTGTCAATAATGGGATAAAACCTTACAtcttcatttgttttcatttaatttagatattttaaaatatcagcTGTTTTTTacatgtgtgaacatttcataatgaatggaccaataggaatagCCTAAAACATTTGGAATGTGTAACAACAGGATTAACTTCCACCCAAGGCTAAGACGGAAATAATTGCAGAGAAAGGAGATTAGATGTTGTACATTTTCAGTAATTAAAAACTGCAAATGGTATTATAACATACAGTTTTGAATTCTACAAAGTAAAACAACCATAACtttataagaaaataaacaggcagtaaaacatttctgtaaatcaataagagcagcaacaacaaaataCACCACCAAATCAACGAATGGACTTTCAACAAGGTTAGAGATGATTCGTTGTGCTTTGATTCACAAATTCACAATCACAAAGCCGAGGGTCCCGTACTATTTATTAAAGATCCAGGGCTAAACCGTATTACAAAAACGCTGACTTCAACCAGATACAGACAGTTTTAGGCTTCGGTGACCCAAAAAGCCTCTTTACTGCTTAAATAAATTGCTTTAATGTCCACTGCTATAATGTATGTGAATGTCGTTTTATCTGGTTGTTTCACTGTGACGTTAGTCCATGTTCGCGTTATGTTTCGAGTGTTTGACCAGTGCACTGGCGTTAACACCAACCTTAGCTGTAGCCGATACAAACACCGTGGagcaaaaccaaaataaatgcGCTTCCGAGCCGCACCAGAGTCTTAAATGAGAATTGTCCAACGCTGACAACTAAAACACGACGTCTGTTTTAATCAGAAACTATGCAGAATTGCAGCAAAGGTCCCGATTGTCTCTCATTGTGTCTGGACAAGCGTCTTGTCATCGCCCTTTTAGCGTTAGCCAGCGGCTAAAGAGCTTTTCTGCTCTTAACGTTATTGTCCCGGGCCTGAGGGACAGTCATACAAAATACACTCTGCTTCATTATATCTTAACAACGTCTTAAACAATTACAACAACGCCAGGTTTAATAGTATGGCTGTGTAATAAAACTGGGGCCTGTGTATATGACAGTAGCTCTCTGAGCCGTTTTCATTGATTATTTCCAAAGCTAAACCTGCTAACGGCGTTAACGTCAGTTCTCAAACAAAGCACTCAACAACGGCACACAGAATCGTTCATTAAACACATACAAACCGTGTACACACCTGGAGACTCCCAGAGAATCACACCTCTCCAACTCTCCCTGAAAATCGTTGGAGGTTTCGGGAAAAGAGTGTTTTCAGACACAGTGCGATAAGAGAAGCATGGAGGAGTCTCTCCCAGCTCCAGGCTCCAGACTCAGCGCATGCGCTAAATACCCTCAGTACACCCACCCTGGGAGACTTACCACAGGTAGCGCTAAATGTATAATCGTACAGTAACTATAAACATCACCAGAGGTCCTCACACCTCCCTGTTGCGCACTCTTCGTGAGGTCATTTAGGGACCCTCCAGTGAATATCAAGCTTTTAAAATTGTTAGCATGCTCGTGTGGTATTTATGTTAAAAAGTGTATAATGCGCAAAATTGGTAGTGATGGCCGAGCCTGATTTTTgaaacagcagtgttccaaagacAGCTTCAGACGGACGAACTACCCAGGCTTCTTTACCACAACTCGGGCAGAGCTCGCAGCAGGAGCGCGGCGGTGGGTGGAGACCGCGGATACAATATTCATAGATGTAGGCGAGGTCGAAGAGTTCCAGCTAAACCTgttaaagcattaaaaaaaaccttctaaactttaaaaattaagattttttttctattccaGCCAAACAATATGTAGTccaacaaatatgcagtctgaaATATTAACAAAAGTTAAATATTTGATGCTGATCATTGTTGTAAGCAAATATTCGTCTATAATATTACCTATATGATTGCAATATCAGTTTCCCCAAACCTTGATATATTCAAACGCTTTCTGGCAAGGTTTTATATTATAGTTTCTTTTAGTTCAAACTTAAATCATGAcatctgtgtaaaatataagtTGTGACATGCACAATGAAGCAGGTGCAACACTACACATAGCATGTCATGTTTTTCTTCAGTTTGGAGTAACATTACAGGAATATACTCAGAGACATTCTTCAAAGTTGCATTCATAATTTGTGTTGGGATTCATTGGTTATTCAGGAAGGTTCATTGCAAGGTTTTACTCAAGGTGGTGGGGACCAGAGTATCAGAATTATTGTTTACTACAATCCAAATATAGCCCTTCATTTACTATTCAAAATGACCACCTGTACGTTCCAAGCATATAATAAAAAAGTATACAAATGATACATCTATAAGATCTTGCGGTGGTCTTCTGATTGTGGACAAATCACCCCTGCGCGCCACCTTGCGTTTACTTTAAGAAATACCACAAATTAATTTGGCAAACCGTCTTAAATTAAGCCGTTTTCATCGTTCAGTGATCAGTGAGGTATTCCAAAACGCAGGATTGTAGTTAAGCCACGTAGCTTAAGCTCAAAATTTGGCCACACACACCTAAGGGTAAATGCACGACAAAAAACACTTAATAGCACTGGAATTATAATTCCTTTTCCTTGTTCACCCAAAAGTCATACCTAATTATATGATCACTTTCCAATGAAAATTGTCTCgcaatttttgtggattttactgcagcatttgaacacagcagttgttcATTTTATAATGATTGGACAAATAGGCTCCATAATCTTTACATTGCCTTCCACTGAAATTCCATGTTTATTTCTGCTCCTGTAAAGTTCCTATTTTTGGAGACACTGTACGTTTTTAATTAGACAGCAActacaatatatatttacacacacagagacagataaCAGAAATGGAGCATAAGAATAAGATATAGATTGAGAGAGGAATATGCCACTGTTTTTGGAAAAGTAGTAATACAGGACAAAAATCCAGGCTActccaagatttttttttattaatattgttttgtGTTAACAGACAGGTGTAGATAGAAATTTCAGATATTAGCCTCAGCCCAAAATACCTACAATAGCGCATGTGTAACATGCAGAATGGGATGTCCTAAAATGGCCTCAGCTGGGGttcactcattcacaatatatGCTCCAAGAGTACAATCAATAATTGTTGCTCATTGTACATAAAGCAACAAATTCAACTAAACAGAACCAATGACATGCTTATACCTGCAGATATTCAGTGTTCATTGTTCTTTAGGAAACAATTCACATGATATTCTCAGAAATGGATAGCATGacctaaaatattacaatatactGTTGTACTCTCCACCCCTTCACATGGATATAATCACCCTTATCTTCCTTTTCACCTGCTCTCTGTATTACCCATTCGGTTCTTGTAAAGCAGCTTGCTTAACAGCTGTGAAACATTCTGTTCTTCAGAAATAAGAACACTATTTACAGTTAACCTGTGCTTAAAGCTCTGATTTGCTTAAAACAAATCAACTGAGATCCTCAACCATAATGAAAAAGCAACAGATAAAATAACTTTACAAAAATTAAACATGTACAAAAGCAGAAATGGGTTCCTCAGCTCATGTCTTTGAGGAGGCCATGACCATCTGCAGAATTAATCATTTCCATATAACACTTCAGCTTTGCAGCTTAGGAGAGTCTTTCTGAAGGTGATGTCCAAATCTCAGcactattttctttcttcttgctTTTCCTCCTCTGATGCTTCTTATTCTTCCTCtgattcatcatcatcattatgtGTATCCTCTTCCTCTGTGTCTTCTTCACATTCATTGTTCTCTGACGTACACTGAGGTTTGACGATAACTTCATCGTCAACGTCATCATCGTCTACTTTCATCGACCTTCTTTTCTCCAGGACTGAAGGGGTGCAAACTGGTGTTGCATCCTACATAATCacagttcattcattaaaaacaattggagcaagaagaCTACGAACATTGTACAAAAGAACAAGAGACCCACTTTGGTTGTCAGACTTAATTAAACTGAAATGTCCTGGTCTTAAAGCATCATCTTTAGTATTACATTTTCAAATAGTAAAAACATCTGTTATAATCAGAATTACCCACCAGAACACAGATCTTTGAAGTTCATTAACGTGTTGGTGCATGGGTTTCATTGTGCAGCTACATTAGCTGCCAATAAGCTTAATGTACCAGTTTATATTGGCACAGTTATCTTACTCCAGAAAACAAACTGGAGTAATTTTCAGACTGTGCCCTGACATCAGGCATTGATGTCCAGAACAAGGGAGGGGTTAAAGTTAACACCATactaacttttttttaataagacgTAGCTTACCTCACTGCAGACAGATGTGTCAGCACCAGATTGGGTTTTCTTTGCTTTAACTTGAGCTGCCTGAGAAAGTATGGTAGAGTTATCAATCCAGCTAAAAAGGTAAACAGCaaaataactaataaatataaaacaaaactattAAACTGAATACTAAATCTGAATTCTACTTACAAACCCAGGAAAATCATAGTCAATGCCTTTTTCTGCCAGTCTCTTGCGAAGCTTGGATTCTTTGCGCAGAAGCTTTGAAgtcattttcttcatttcttctgGGCCGTGACCTCGATTATAGCGTGAGGCTGCAGGCCGAATGGGCTTTGTAAATACCCTCTGACAACCAACAAAAAGCTTTTCATGAATCTCCTCAGGTGGAACCACATGACCTGAGCAAACCAGGAAAAAAGTCAACCCCAAGTGTACATTGTACATATCAGTCATAATATTGTGACCACCTAgttcctacactcactgtccatactGTCAGCTCAACTGATGCCCACAGGACCAGGTATGTTTTGAGCGGTGGATCATTCACAGTGCTGCAGTGTTAATGACATAGTGGTGATGTTTTGGATGGACTTGAAGACGATTACCACaatctgtgcagcaacagattaaCTCATAACCTAAACGGTGGACCATTGTCGTCGCCGTTTCTAAAAGTACAAATAGTGAATGTACAGTGTTTAATAACTAACCCACTCATACAAACAACATACGCTAACCACAAACAAGTGAGTTACACTGCAGCACAGAGTATGactcaccacccaaatcatacctgctatgGGGTGGTCCTATGGGTGTCCTGACCAATGAAGATCAGAATGGACAATCACTGTAGGAACAAGAAAGTGGTAGTAATGCTTTGGCTGTTTGTGTACATTACAAGTTACACACATTTGATCAGCCTCTCTCCCATCAGGTAGTTGTCCATAGTCTCAGCCACAATCTTGGCCACCTCATCACAGGCAAACTCCACAAAGGCATATCCTTTACTCTGGCCTGTCTGTAAACAAAAGCAGGACCAGTCAGCAGAAACATAACCAATTGAAACAGTGGTTCCCAGTCACAGTTTTGGTCACAATGCTCAACCTTAAAGCCTATAAAGTAGCAGGTAAGATGTAGAATACATCTATAAGACTGCTTTCTAAGGACTCCTCTAAGTGCCTACAGATTGCAAAATCGTGGTATAGGCACCAGTTCAAGAACACAAAAATCTGACATTTTGAAACGACGCATTTGTGTTCTGCATGCCCAGAGAACTGCAGCTGATGTAGAGTATTGGATTACAGCCTTCCACATAAACTGGGTTTAAATTCCCCATGCAGAATATAACACTACACCCAATAAGAATTTGAGCAAAAATCATTAGCGTGAAGTCTGTAACATGACTGAAAATTGTAAATCAGAGATGTGCAGCCTAGCGTTGGGGACATTTGGGCTTTGATTCATTTAGTCTGATTCAACTTATTAACAAATGGACAAGTGCCAGCTGTGTCAGGATTGTGTAtctcagaaaacacaacaaGCAGAGCAGGGATCCACTGAGGAACTGGGATTCGGGGTGAATCAAAATAACGTAGCTACAAATGTTTGCATTTGTAGGCACATGGGTTTCATTGCACAGCTATATCAAGTTGGCAATAAGCATATGTACCATATTCCTGTAGGCACATGTATCTCACCCTCTACAACAGCCATGTTGAAGGTAATTTTCAGAATGTGCCAAATAACCTGTCACTGCAGGTAACATTTACAACATGGAAATGTATAAGAACAGGGTAATTAGCACAATGTAAATgatacttaaaaaaataaataaataaataaaaaacaccaaacaaacaTACCTTCTTACTCCTTGAAAGTCTTAACCGAAGAACTTTGCCAAACTGTGAAAAATACtctctgagctgtggctcagcCAGAGCTCGAGGAATGTGGCCCATATAAATCACCCCAGGCTGCAGGCTCTGAGAGGAAACAAGGAGCagattacaaaatatatttatacatttcacTTTTGTTTTCTATCCCTTCACCCTAGACAATTATTCAACGAGTCCATGTCACACTGTCAGTGCTTaaagaacacatttaaaaataaatataaacagccttttttaaacatatttcacGCAAGATGCTACGTTCAGCTTGTATTCTTTTTATGTCATTGCTGTAAATGTATACCATGGGTATAGTTTCATGATGTAACCATCAAAAATAGAGGTGATTGTTATTATTACCCCATTTACAGGTGTGATGTATAAATTGATAGGCTGCATTCTTTATAGGAGTGTGAACAGGAGGAGCACAAGACGACGCTGAAATTGGCTTCTTATTCGGATTTTCTGTTCCaaccttaaattgtgcattaATTGCATTCTTTTGCCACTAGATGGCAAAATAACTGTCAAACCAAGGAAAAACTACAGGTTTGGTTTATTTCCTAAAAAAACACTCTTTATTGTCAAAgtctctcaaaaatctgaaaggcacATTAAAGCTACACTATCAGAGACTTAAAATCCtaaagatgaagatattttattaaattattttgtaatgACCATGTGAACGTGTGTGAGAGAACATTGCGTGTGTCTTATTTCCTATGACGTCTCTCAAAAACAACGACAATGAGGAGATTCTGCCCTAAGAAACAAACCATATACGCAATTTCCCCACACATTCTATCAGGTCATATGATATATTTATAGGGCCATTATCAAGAAATCCACAGTGAAGATATATTTATCTTCGGAAttttaatagtctgttatattatatatttaatgaacatttcagttttttttgaGAGACTTTGATAATGTCCAAATAATTTCCCCACACTATTTCTCATGCCATGTTTGTAGTTTTTCCATGGCACGGAAGTTGTGTTATGCTCCCATCTAGTGGCGACAATCTGTAATAACTGCGCCTTTTAAGGGGGAACAGAAAATCCGAATGTGAAGCTGGcgaataaaaaacaaacttcATCGTCGTTAGCTGCTGTAGGTAAAATAGGTAGATTACGCTAACATCCGACGCCAACAACATTTGTCGACGTTCAGTTTTGagacgctgtgtttttagcGCTATGGACCTGTTTTGCAGAAATGCTACTCGGGGGATTGTAAAGATGAACCCTGAAATTCCCCGGAACCCTACACAATATCTCATtcatatatgagagagagagagagagagagagagagagagaaaataacgagctctgttctgattagCTGCACTGCTTTGTGGACCGTTGAGAATAAGCCTAAATTTGATCATTTCAGTGAAAACAGTCGAAAACAATATTTTGCTGCAGATATAATGTGGAATATGCCCCACAGTATTgttacacattttattcaaAAACTACGAAACAAAGTCAGCGATATTTGTCGGGCTTATTCTGGTGAATTCGAAAGCGTGGGCTTTAACGCACTGTATTTCGACGTCGTTCTGTTAAAACCGAGAGCGccgctgaaaaataaattaacgaCATCTTTCTGAAGGCAGAGAAAGCAGAATTTAAGTGATTGAAGTGATGTAAAGGTGCCGAGTTTGCACGAGTCTGTTGGACAGAAACAGTGTTGCACTCACGGTTTGGGGTCTGCTCTTCACTTTCTGAACTTTCTTTCGAAACTCCGAGTCCTCCGCGGGGTTCAGAGCGAGAAGCTTCTGGCTTGACTTCTTCTTCGACGACTTATTCTCCTCCGTCATCTTTAAACTCAGCCCGAAAGGCGGCGGACACTGAATATGAGAAAGAAGGAATGAAGACACGCGGCTCCGCACTCACACCAGCCACACTCCTCCACCCAATGAGAACAGACACATGGCTGAAATGGCGTCGCTACCACAATAAAAGTCCCTGCCCTAACACCACACTGAAGCACAGCGACCTCTTCTGTACAGGAGTACACAGTTACAGTctaaacacagatcagccacaacatttaAACCACAAGTAAGTAAAGTGAATAACACTTCTTTGTTAGAGTGGGACCTGTCAAGATATGGGATATATTTTTGTAGCAAGTTTAAATTGATGTGTTGGAAGTAGGAAAAATGACCAGTCGTAAGGATCTGAATGACTCTGACAAAGCCagatttgtgttgttttcatgCTCTGTACCTTCCAAAAGTGGTCCAAGGAGGTGAAATGGCATCAGGGTTTGTCCTCCCTCAGCATCCATctctgaagtgcccttgagcaaggcacctaacaccCAGCTGCTCCAAAGGAAATAGGAAGATCCTAGTGTGTTTGCTCACTGCTCCTAGtgaatttgtttttgtgtgtgtgtgttcactgccaaggATTAGGTTTAATGAGGAGTCATGGTTTATTTGTACTGCTGTGCAATGATAATTAATGCTTCCAGAGTATTAACTTAAAACATCATCATAAGGTATGAAAGGGACGTTCCTAATACAGCATGAGTAAACACTACACTGAACAATATTGTAAGAGATCTAACAAACTTAAAttagttacaaatgtgttttaccCCATCTTAACTGCCTGGatataatatttataagtttCAAGCTCTATAATGCCTTGGTTAATATGGGCCAAAGCACATGGGTAAAGAGAATGGCGCGAAGGTTGTAAAAGGAGGGACAGAACAAAGGAGTGGGAGGAGGGGTTGTGGAGTGGCACTCTATTAAATAGATATCACACTGTAAACACCTCATtcagctgtgaggagtgtgggagATACTGTCCATCATGGAAACTAAAATCATTTATTTCACAGTAAATGGAAGACCAGAGAAGGCACAGTTTCCTGTAGACTGTCCTGCACAAGACGTCAAAGGTAATCAAACAAATACTATTtgaatattcatatttatagaTTGTATTATCTTcataaacagaataaaattaAGGAGGCTCTTCTGAAGCAACCGCACATGAATTTAAAGTCACCATGTTCAATGCCAAATATCAGATATAGCCAACACCAGAGTGTGGAGCAGTAaaagtgttctctggagtgagggaGATGTATCCGTTTCTTTTAGAATGTGTTGGACTGGTGtattttgtgattcagaactaacaCACAATATCAGTATATGATCTCACTGATCCAAACTGCTCTAAAAACCTTCCCAAATTTGTAAAAAATGATACTGGGTTGCAGCAGGATAATCTACCTTTGAATTCTCTCATTTTCAGAAGTGTTGGATGAGAAGTTTTACCACAAAATTTGAATCCATCTAcagaaatgtcatttttatagCTGTCACACTGATACACTATGTATTTCACTTCATACAAAGCAGTGATTGCAGTAGAAGTGAGGGTTTTGTATACGAGCTAGGCTCATTCAGCCCATCTGTCACAGGCTATTCAAATAAT contains:
- the nifk gene encoding MKI67 FHA domain-interacting nucleolar phosphoprotein, which translates into the protein MTEENKSSKKKSSQKLLALNPAEDSEFRKKVQKVKSRPQTSLQPGVIYMGHIPRALAEPQLREYFSQFGKVLRLRLSRSKKTGQSKGYAFVEFACDEVAKIVAETMDNYLMGERLIKCHVVPPEEIHEKLFVGCQRVFTKPIRPAASRYNRGHGPEEMKKMTSKLLRKESKLRKRLAEKGIDYDFPGFAAQVKAKKTQSGADTSVCSEDATPVCTPSVLEKRRSMKVDDDDVDDEVIVKPQCTSENNECEEDTEEEDTHNDDDESEEE